In Flavobacterium gelatinilyticum, a genomic segment contains:
- a CDS encoding DUF4861 family protein codes for MKKNLLLLTLLAGSFAAFSQNKTITVTNSLAVDREFETIELTKKSLGLAANAKLEDYVIKDAASNAFLETQTVDNDGDGTADVLLFQPKIKASSKQDFTVAPGTNPSASKTENCYSRFVPERTDDYAWENNKVAFRTYGPVAQKMVEDHIEGGTLTSGIDAWLKRVEYPIINKWYEKMTSGAGTYHKDTGEGLDNFHVGDSRGVGGIAVKADGKYYFSKNFISWKTITTGPIRTSFILTYADWDAKGNKITESKLISLDYGSQLSRFEINITGAKEIAAGLTLHDKKGTTGTNLKEGWLSYWEPIDDSEIGLGLVAPKNTMTSFDNHVTDEKDLSNLYGNIAVKNNKAIYYVGFGWKKGSPYQTKQEWEKYLSSFAQKINNPLTVKVKK; via the coding sequence TTGAAAAAGAATCTTTTACTCTTAACACTCCTCGCAGGCAGTTTCGCTGCATTTTCTCAAAATAAAACCATAACCGTTACAAATTCTCTTGCAGTTGACAGGGAATTTGAAACTATTGAACTTACTAAAAAATCTCTTGGATTGGCAGCCAATGCGAAACTTGAAGATTATGTTATAAAAGATGCCGCTTCAAATGCATTTCTGGAAACGCAGACTGTAGATAATGACGGCGACGGAACGGCAGATGTATTGTTGTTTCAGCCTAAAATAAAAGCTTCGTCCAAACAGGATTTTACAGTTGCTCCGGGAACTAATCCATCGGCTTCGAAAACAGAAAACTGCTATTCCCGTTTTGTTCCTGAACGTACAGATGATTACGCATGGGAAAACAACAAAGTGGCCTTTAGAACGTACGGACCTGTTGCTCAAAAAATGGTAGAAGACCATATTGAGGGCGGTACTTTAACTAGCGGTATTGATGCGTGGCTGAAAAGAGTTGAGTATCCTATTATCAATAAATGGTACGAAAAAATGACTTCGGGAGCGGGAACGTATCATAAAGATACGGGCGAAGGTCTTGATAATTTTCACGTGGGCGACAGCCGCGGTGTGGGTGGAATTGCTGTAAAAGCAGACGGAAAGTATTATTTCTCTAAGAATTTCATCAGCTGGAAAACCATTACGACGGGTCCAATCCGAACAAGCTTTATTTTAACTTACGCCGACTGGGATGCGAAAGGAAACAAAATAACAGAATCAAAGTTAATCAGTCTGGATTACGGAAGCCAGCTTTCGCGTTTTGAAATCAATATTACAGGAGCAAAAGAAATTGCTGCCGGACTGACGCTTCATGATAAAAAAGGAACAACCGGAACAAATCTTAAAGAAGGCTGGTTAAGTTATTGGGAACCAATAGATGATTCTGAAATTGGATTAGGTTTGGTGGCTCCAAAAAATACCATGACGAGTTTTGACAATCATGTTACAGATGAAAAAGATTTAAGCAACCTGTACGGAAATATTGCGGTCAAAAACAACAAAGCAATTTACTATGTTGGTTTTGGATGGAAAAAAGGAAGTCCGTATCAGACCAAACAGGAATGGGAAAAATACTTAAGTTCTTTTGCCCAAAAAATTAATAATCCTTTGACGGTAAAGGTTAAGAAATAG
- a CDS encoding HAD family hydrolase: protein MVKCIIFDCDGVLVDTEKIGNGILLAMAQEHGFEMELEDAYRHFNGRNLKDCFRHIEEAIDQKLPENFETQYREKSFEAFKTQVKPMEGVVDFIEKLQIPYCVASSGPVEKIRLNLEVAGLLDKFENKIFSSYQIGSWKPEPGIFLHAAKEMGFEVKDCIVLEDSKAGVKAGISGGFKVYGFANGFNNEDLKEEGAILFNSYKELSEILGF, encoded by the coding sequence ATGGTTAAATGTATTATTTTCGATTGTGACGGCGTTTTAGTCGATACAGAAAAAATAGGAAACGGAATATTACTTGCAATGGCTCAGGAACACGGATTCGAAATGGAACTGGAGGATGCATACCGACATTTTAACGGCCGAAATTTAAAAGACTGCTTTCGTCATATCGAAGAAGCGATCGACCAGAAACTCCCTGAAAATTTCGAAACCCAATATCGGGAAAAAAGTTTTGAAGCATTTAAAACACAAGTAAAACCAATGGAAGGCGTAGTGGATTTTATCGAAAAATTACAAATTCCGTATTGCGTGGCATCAAGCGGTCCTGTCGAAAAAATCCGCCTCAATCTTGAAGTAGCCGGACTGCTGGATAAATTCGAAAATAAAATATTCAGTTCGTACCAAATAGGCAGCTGGAAACCGGAACCGGGAATTTTTCTGCATGCAGCAAAAGAAATGGGCTTCGAAGTAAAAGACTGCATCGTTCTCGAAGACAGCAAAGCGGGAGTAAAAGCCGGAATCAGCGGCGGTTTTAAAGTCTACGGTTTCGCCAACGGTTTCAATAATGAAGATTTAAAAGAAGAAGGAGCCATTTTGTTTAACAGCTATAAGGAGCTAAGTGAGATTCTGGGATTTTAA
- a CDS encoding family 16 glycosylhydrolase yields MMQNDSFFGRPPKDNFYLFKNFCAAILFLFLPFLKVQAQCNTLIWADEFNGTTVDLTKWQSISGNGCPSLCGFGNAEAQRYDPNQATIVKEGTNSYLNIEAKYQPSSQFPDQPYASSKLTTEGKYSLKYGRVEARMKLSNAQGAWPAFWMLPVGGNWPYTGEIDIMEAKHRNPKSVDGTIHYDGGGYQFTGRSYSSSVDLSADFHVYAVEWGPNIIKWFIDGNLFHTATPNTTVNGGWPFNDNNFYIILNLAVGSYGTPYTRVNGVGVEPIPADFPAKLQVDYVRVYDGSFKYAVTGDNKVYQNETSKTYSVNAIAGASYNWTVPAGASITSGQGTNAITVNWGTSGGDVSVTASVSGCTANTYKLAVTTEPALPVEKVHEDFQTNRNVLYPVKTGVLTEAVANPSATGINTSALVGRYVRNSSELYDVLNIRNVTITNANDYVYGRKRLSFDIYTSAPVGTKISMQLENSNVTTATNYPLGRHSGFKATTTVQNKWETIEFEFEKIIDPNTSALTINNVVVLFESSSNSGATYYFDNLLTKAAPEKPIIATDILQNYDGINKIIKGTTTGTYSVAANPGANSVNSSANVARYVRNVTEQYDVLFFNTQSTIEDAGLLKNQTNKIMIDVYTSAPIGTVVSLNLENSATSLPANYPTGRNSNYVAITTKQNQWETLTFYYNSSPDAGTSNLAVNQMVLLFNSGSYTNDTYYFDNIRIGSTKLPDTFTPGVIYEDYQNTHNITFRDAIGTYTANTPNPNASGINTSSNVGRYVRKSTELYDNFSFNTTLTNIGDFKGGVKKFAMDVYTSAPVGSVISWQAESSASIPSNYPAGRHSIYQGVVKQTNTWHTVTFTYVSAPDASTLDSEVNRFVLLFEPGTNSGNTYYFDNLRALNLVSTENPVNTLPAPWTSTDLGAVTPAGEASHSSGTFTIKGSGTDIWETSDQFQFVNQPITGDAEIIARVNSLTNTNTYAKAGVMFRETLTPTSKHAMTDASAAAGIEFLSRDTTSGITTAEVTAGAAPKWVRLVRSGNVFTSYSSDNGTTWTQIGTPKTIVMSSTIYAGMAVTSHANGTLTTGVFSDVIVRNITANPNVNLALSKTAAASTEENATLSANKATDGDGTVSRWASSFANTTEWIYVDLGSNYNLNRVVLKWEAAYAAQYKVQLSTDNVFTENETISTQTASDGGTDDLTVSGTGRYLRILCTAKALAPYGYSLYEIEAYGSASSAKKALTIVEEPQSEETAFAVYPNPAGSYIQVAVPENLDNKIITIYDNSGMLILQNNPETDQSVIDISRLTKGVYILNFKSDQKSWTKKLIKK; encoded by the coding sequence ATGATGCAAAATGACTCTTTTTTCGGCCGACCACCGAAAGACAATTTCTATTTATTTAAGAACTTTTGTGCAGCGATTTTATTCCTGTTTCTGCCATTTCTAAAAGTTCAGGCACAGTGTAATACTTTGATCTGGGCAGACGAATTTAACGGAACTACGGTTGATTTAACCAAATGGCAGAGTATCTCCGGAAACGGTTGTCCGTCGCTCTGCGGATTCGGGAATGCTGAGGCACAGCGCTACGATCCTAATCAGGCTACAATTGTTAAAGAGGGAACAAACAGTTATCTGAATATTGAAGCCAAATATCAGCCCAGTTCACAATTTCCGGATCAGCCGTATGCTTCGTCAAAGCTGACTACAGAAGGGAAATATTCTTTAAAATACGGAAGGGTAGAAGCTCGTATGAAACTTTCTAATGCACAAGGTGCCTGGCCGGCATTTTGGATGCTTCCGGTTGGAGGAAACTGGCCGTATACGGGAGAAATTGACATTATGGAGGCCAAGCACAGAAATCCAAAATCTGTAGACGGGACGATTCATTATGATGGCGGCGGTTATCAGTTTACCGGAAGAAGCTACAGTTCTTCGGTAGATTTGTCGGCAGATTTTCATGTTTATGCCGTAGAATGGGGACCTAATATCATAAAATGGTTTATTGACGGTAATTTATTTCATACCGCGACTCCTAACACGACTGTAAACGGCGGATGGCCTTTTAACGATAATAACTTTTATATCATTTTAAATCTCGCAGTAGGAAGTTACGGAACACCTTATACAAGAGTAAACGGTGTAGGAGTAGAGCCAATTCCAGCTGATTTTCCGGCTAAATTGCAGGTAGATTATGTGCGTGTTTACGACGGAAGTTTTAAATATGCTGTAACGGGAGATAACAAAGTATATCAAAACGAAACCAGCAAAACCTACTCTGTAAATGCAATTGCGGGCGCATCATACAACTGGACAGTTCCTGCAGGCGCAAGTATTACATCCGGACAGGGAACAAATGCGATTACAGTAAACTGGGGAACATCTGGAGGAGATGTTTCGGTTACAGCATCGGTTTCGGGCTGTACAGCCAATACCTATAAACTGGCTGTTACTACAGAACCTGCATTACCTGTAGAAAAAGTACATGAAGATTTTCAAACAAACAGAAATGTATTGTATCCGGTAAAAACAGGTGTTCTCACAGAAGCGGTCGCTAATCCTTCAGCCACAGGCATCAATACATCTGCTTTGGTTGGAAGATATGTTCGTAATTCAAGCGAATTGTACGATGTTTTAAATATTAGAAATGTAACCATCACAAATGCCAATGATTACGTTTATGGAAGAAAAAGACTTTCGTTTGATATTTATACATCGGCTCCGGTTGGAACAAAAATTTCGATGCAGCTAGAGAACAGCAATGTAACTACTGCGACCAATTATCCGTTAGGAAGGCACAGCGGTTTTAAAGCCACAACAACGGTTCAGAACAAATGGGAAACCATAGAATTTGAATTCGAAAAAATAATTGACCCGAATACCAGTGCTTTGACAATCAATAATGTGGTAGTGCTTTTTGAATCCAGTTCGAATTCCGGAGCGACCTATTATTTTGATAATCTGCTGACAAAAGCGGCTCCTGAAAAACCTATTATTGCGACAGATATACTTCAAAATTATGACGGAATCAATAAAATTATAAAAGGAACTACAACCGGAACGTATTCTGTTGCAGCGAATCCGGGAGCCAATTCGGTTAACTCATCTGCAAATGTGGCTAGATACGTTCGTAATGTAACCGAGCAGTATGATGTACTTTTCTTCAATACACAAAGTACGATTGAAGATGCCGGTTTATTGAAAAATCAGACCAATAAAATCATGATCGATGTCTATACTTCGGCACCAATAGGAACCGTGGTAAGTCTGAATTTAGAAAACAGTGCAACATCACTTCCTGCCAATTACCCAACCGGAAGAAACAGTAATTATGTCGCCATTACTACCAAGCAGAATCAGTGGGAAACGCTGACATTCTATTACAATTCAAGTCCGGATGCCGGAACTTCGAACCTGGCAGTAAACCAAATGGTTTTATTGTTTAATTCAGGATCCTATACAAACGATACTTATTATTTTGACAATATCAGAATTGGTTCTACCAAACTTCCGGATACCTTTACACCCGGAGTAATTTATGAAGATTATCAAAATACACATAATATTACCTTTAGAGATGCTATTGGAACCTATACGGCAAATACACCAAATCCAAATGCATCAGGAATTAATACTTCTTCAAACGTTGGAAGATACGTTCGTAAATCGACTGAATTGTATGATAATTTTTCATTCAATACCACTTTAACGAATATCGGCGATTTCAAAGGAGGTGTTAAAAAATTTGCTATGGATGTTTATACATCGGCTCCGGTTGGATCTGTAATTTCATGGCAGGCCGAAAGCAGTGCTTCTATTCCGTCAAACTATCCGGCAGGAAGACACAGTATTTATCAGGGCGTTGTAAAGCAGACTAATACCTGGCATACGGTAACTTTTACGTACGTAAGCGCGCCCGATGCTTCTACTTTAGACAGCGAAGTAAACCGCTTTGTTTTACTGTTTGAACCGGGAACCAATTCTGGAAATACATATTATTTTGATAATCTGAGAGCCTTAAATTTAGTTTCGACAGAAAATCCAGTAAACACTTTGCCGGCTCCGTGGACAAGTACAGATTTGGGTGCAGTAACGCCTGCTGGCGAAGCATCGCATTCTAGCGGAACATTTACAATTAAAGGTTCAGGAACTGATATTTGGGAAACAAGCGATCAGTTTCAATTTGTAAATCAGCCAATTACCGGAGATGCTGAAATTATCGCCAGAGTAAATTCGCTGACCAATACTAATACGTATGCAAAAGCGGGCGTAATGTTCCGTGAAACGCTTACACCGACATCTAAACATGCCATGACTGATGCAAGTGCTGCAGCTGGAATTGAGTTTTTATCCCGTGATACTACTTCGGGAATCACAACTGCTGAGGTTACGGCGGGAGCGGCTCCAAAATGGGTTCGTTTAGTACGATCAGGAAATGTATTTACGTCGTATTCTTCGGATAACGGAACTACATGGACACAAATCGGTACGCCAAAGACGATTGTAATGAGCAGTACTATTTATGCCGGAATGGCGGTTACCTCTCATGCCAACGGAACTTTAACAACAGGTGTTTTCAGCGATGTGATTGTTAGAAATATCACAGCAAATCCAAATGTAAATCTGGCGCTTTCTAAGACTGCAGCGGCTTCGACAGAAGAAAATGCAACATTATCTGCCAATAAAGCAACAGACGGAGACGGAACAGTAAGCAGATGGGCAAGTTCATTTGCAAATACAACTGAATGGATTTATGTGGATCTGGGAAGCAATTACAACCTTAATCGTGTGGTTTTAAAATGGGAAGCCGCTTATGCAGCGCAGTATAAAGTACAACTTTCGACTGATAATGTTTTCACCGAAAATGAAACCATTAGCACGCAGACAGCAAGTGATGGCGGTACAGATGATTTAACAGTAAGCGGAACAGGAAGATACCTGCGTATTTTATGTACAGCAAAAGCTTTAGCCCCTTACGGATATTCATTGTATGAAATTGAAGCCTACGGATCTGCTTCGTCTGCTAAAAAAGCGTTGACAATTGTTGAAGAACCTCAGTCAGAAGAAACGGCTTTTGCAGTTTATCCTAATCCGGCAGGAAGTTATATTCAGGTTGCAGTTCCTGAGAATTTAGATAATAAAATCATTACGATTTATGACAATTCAGGAATGCTGATTCTTCAGAATAATCCTGAGACAGATCAAAGCGTGATTGATATCAGCAGACTGACAAAAGGAGTTTATATCCTGAATTTCAAATCAGATCAAAAAAGCTGGACAAAAAAGCTGATTAAAAAATAA
- a CDS encoding triple tyrosine motif-containing protein gives MTKFKIKILAAFLFLVYPTLDAQIKKIGVPFITSYSPKIYKAASENWDVIQDSKGMMFFANHFGILQFDGVRWNIITQPENRSMVRSLAIDKTDKMYVGAQGDFGYVKQLSNGQYQYTSLVKLLPAAARNFNDVLHTVIRSKDVVFFSPEAMFIYKDNKIKVLQSKAVFDDFLEVNKNIYVLDNEKGLLRLRGEELVPIPNGKKFIGMKIRKIFGTKKGVLLLTQKNGLFTYLNNEIQPFVTEADHLLKQNQISTGIEFSDGYFGIGTRQSGLIVIDSEGHLIQHINKQMGLQNDYVTNLKTDREGNLWVTLKEGISLIQISSPLSRILDSSNSETKIYCSQIYQNKLYIGTDNGLFWLNWEDYKNGKRENVHFQHVSGMSENVWNIGVFGNSLLAFEKNGVFEVSGTSAKATAKIDGVWKGILVPNHPDLLLAGGYTGLYLLKNKNGSWEYKHKIKGFDESSRVIEFDKDGNIWIAHGYKGIFKLKLNETFNSVQDVQFYDQKNGFPSSLFLNTFKIGDQILFGTTRGVYKQKTGSEKMIPDPFFVKYLGLDNHIRLLKTDNQNTIWYISGENTGKMIRKTNDSFQIDELPFRKLRYLYVPGFENIQTTSGGDVFFGTQDGLIHYSAVKDKKYQTKYKAVISEVKCIFPKDSLLFSSRYDVLPNKTDSLKDAFSAVLPYSNNALHFSFSSLFFDDAESTKYEYWLEGFEPKWSDYSLQTEKEYTNLPENEYVFHVRAKNIYDVVSEEAVFRFEVLPPWYRTIWAYILYLILYGVVIYTIIKYQKSLAERQRQQLILNQEKELLRSRAELNEQRVTLEQENMEIMRENLEATINLKNAKVASSTVNLIHLNEILLSIKELISQIDKKNDPNVNFSLLSKINKLIDHELQGDKQWNEFEEIFNQLHDNFMQRLKTSYPELTPRDMRLCAYLRMNFNTKEIAPLLGISVRGVEDTRYRIRKKLQLPSDANITEFILNF, from the coding sequence ATGACGAAATTTAAAATTAAAATTTTAGCTGCATTCCTATTTCTTGTTTATCCAACGCTCGATGCTCAGATTAAAAAGATAGGTGTTCCTTTTATAACCAGTTACAGTCCAAAAATATACAAAGCCGCATCAGAAAACTGGGATGTAATTCAGGATTCCAAAGGCATGATGTTTTTTGCCAATCATTTTGGAATTCTTCAGTTCGACGGCGTACGATGGAATATCATCACACAACCGGAAAACCGAAGTATGGTGCGTTCCCTCGCAATTGATAAAACCGATAAAATGTACGTAGGCGCTCAGGGCGATTTTGGATATGTCAAACAGCTTTCAAACGGACAATATCAATATACCTCTCTTGTAAAACTGCTTCCTGCTGCCGCCCGGAATTTTAATGATGTACTTCATACCGTGATCCGAAGTAAAGACGTAGTTTTTTTCTCTCCTGAAGCAATGTTTATTTATAAAGACAATAAAATCAAAGTACTGCAGTCAAAAGCTGTTTTTGATGATTTCCTTGAAGTAAATAAAAATATCTACGTTTTGGACAACGAAAAAGGTCTTTTAAGACTCAGAGGAGAGGAATTGGTTCCAATTCCAAATGGAAAAAAATTCATTGGAATGAAAATCCGAAAAATTTTTGGAACTAAAAAAGGAGTGTTGCTGCTTACACAGAAAAATGGTTTATTTACTTATTTAAACAATGAAATACAGCCATTTGTGACAGAGGCAGATCATCTGCTGAAACAAAATCAGATTTCTACCGGAATTGAATTTTCTGACGGCTATTTCGGAATCGGCACCCGGCAATCCGGGTTGATAGTTATAGACAGTGAAGGGCATTTGATTCAGCATATCAACAAACAGATGGGGTTGCAGAATGATTACGTGACCAATTTAAAGACCGATAGAGAAGGCAATTTGTGGGTAACGCTTAAAGAAGGCATTTCGCTGATTCAGATTTCGTCGCCTTTGTCGCGAATTCTGGACAGTTCAAATTCTGAAACCAAAATATACTGCAGCCAGATTTACCAGAATAAATTGTATATCGGGACAGATAACGGTTTGTTTTGGCTGAATTGGGAAGATTACAAAAACGGAAAAAGAGAAAACGTACACTTTCAGCATGTTTCGGGAATGTCTGAAAATGTCTGGAATATTGGTGTTTTCGGTAATTCGTTATTGGCTTTTGAGAAAAACGGCGTATTTGAAGTCAGCGGCACTTCTGCGAAAGCAACTGCCAAAATTGACGGAGTATGGAAAGGCATTCTGGTTCCAAATCATCCTGATTTACTGCTTGCGGGGGGATATACCGGACTGTATCTTCTGAAAAACAAAAACGGTTCATGGGAATATAAGCATAAAATAAAAGGTTTTGATGAAAGCAGCCGCGTTATTGAATTTGATAAAGACGGCAATATCTGGATCGCGCACGGTTACAAAGGAATTTTCAAATTAAAACTCAACGAAACCTTTAACAGCGTGCAGGACGTTCAGTTTTACGATCAGAAAAACGGATTCCCTTCGAGCTTATTTCTGAATACTTTTAAAATTGGCGATCAGATTCTTTTTGGAACTACCAGAGGCGTTTACAAACAAAAAACAGGTTCAGAAAAGATGATTCCTGATCCGTTTTTTGTTAAATATCTCGGACTTGATAATCATATCCGGCTTCTGAAAACCGATAATCAAAATACCATCTGGTACATTTCGGGAGAGAATACCGGAAAAATGATTCGGAAAACAAATGACAGTTTTCAAATTGATGAACTTCCGTTTAGAAAACTCCGCTATTTATATGTTCCCGGATTTGAGAACATACAGACTACTTCGGGCGGCGACGTGTTTTTTGGAACACAAGACGGATTAATTCATTACAGTGCGGTTAAAGACAAGAAATATCAGACGAAATATAAAGCTGTTATTTCAGAAGTTAAATGTATTTTTCCAAAAGACAGCTTGTTGTTTTCCAGCCGTTATGATGTGCTGCCAAATAAAACAGATTCACTAAAAGATGCTTTTTCGGCTGTGCTGCCGTATTCAAATAATGCGCTTCATTTTTCTTTTTCGTCATTGTTTTTTGATGATGCCGAATCAACCAAATACGAATACTGGCTTGAAGGTTTTGAACCCAAATGGTCAGATTACAGTCTTCAGACTGAGAAAGAATATACTAACCTGCCTGAAAATGAATATGTTTTTCATGTAAGGGCAAAAAACATCTATGATGTGGTAAGCGAAGAAGCCGTTTTTCGTTTTGAAGTTTTACCGCCCTGGTACCGCACAATCTGGGCGTATATTTTGTATTTGATCTTGTATGGCGTGGTAATTTATACGATTATAAAATACCAGAAATCACTTGCCGAACGCCAGCGTCAGCAATTGATTCTCAATCAGGAAAAAGAGCTTTTGAGAAGCCGTGCCGAACTTAATGAACAGAGAGTTACGCTCGAACAGGAAAATATGGAGATTATGCGCGAAAATCTCGAAGCAACTATTAATCTTAAAAATGCAAAAGTAGCATCGAGTACCGTGAATCTCATTCATTTAAATGAAATCCTGCTTTCGATAAAAGAACTTATTTCTCAGATTGACAAGAAAAACGACCCGAATGTGAATTTTAGTTTATTGTCCAAAATCAACAAATTAATCGATCATGAACTGCAGGGAGATAAGCAGTGGAATGAATTTGAAGAAATTTTTAATCAGCTGCACGATAATTTCATGCAGAGGCTTAAAACAAGTTATCCGGAGCTAACGCCGCGCGATATGCGATTGTGTGCGTATCTGCGAATGAACTTTAATACAAAAGAAATTGCACCGCTTTTAGGAATTTCGGTTAGAGGTGTCGAAGATACCCGATATAGAATTCGTAAAAAACTCCAGCTTCCGTCAGATGCAAACATAACCGAGTTCATTCTTAATTTTTAG